The nucleotide sequence GGCCCTGGGAACCAATATGATCCTGGTCTTTCCTGGCCAGCGCAATCGTGATGGCATTCAGCAGGCGATTGTGACTCTGACTGCGCGCGATGCGAAGGCCATCGGGGTCGAGTGTCCCTCTGTCCTGGCGACAACCCCTGTGATCGGGACTGCAGGGCAAGTGATCTATGGCAGTTCCAACTTCAGTCCTCGCGAAATCACCGGGGTCAGCGAGGAATTTCCACTGGTGCGGAACTGGTCTGTGCGACAGGGTGAGTTCTTCTCCGAGCGGGATATCAGCAGCTCGAACAAGGTTTGTGTCATTGGGCACACGATCGTGGCCAAGTTGTTTCAGACGATCAATCCGATCGGAGAAACGATCCGGATCAAGAATATCCCGTTCCGCGTAGTGGGGGTGCTCGAGAAAAAGGGGGCCAACATGGTGGGACAGGATCAGGATAATCTTGTGCTGCTTCCCTATACGACCGTCCGGAAACGCCTGCAAGGTTCCGAATTTGATAACGTGGGGGCCATTATGGTGTCCGCCCGGTCGATGCAGGTCATGGCCGAGGCTCAGTTGGAGATAGACCAACTGTTGGCCGAACGGCATCGGATTCAGCCTGGCCAGCCCCGCGATTACATCGTGCAGAACACGACCGAGATTGCCAATATCTTCGGTGCCGTGACCGGTACGCTGACGATGATGCTGGCGAGCATTGCGGCGATCTCCCTGGTCGTCGGCGGTGTCGGGATCATGAATATCATGCTCGTCTCTGTCACCGAGCGGACACGCGAGATCGGGATCCGGATGGCCGTTGGTGCGCGGGCGAATGATATCCTCAGGCAGTTTCTTGTCGAAGCGGTTCTGCTGTCGTGTGTCGGGGGGCTGATTGGTTTTCTGCTGGGCGTCGGTGCCTCCGTCGGACTGGTGACCCTGATCAATTCGTTCACCACCGGCACCAAGTGGACGCACGAAGTTTCGATTACGGCCGGCATCGTCGCTTTTTTGTTTGCCGCCGCGGTTGGGGTCTTCTTCGGTTACTACCCGGCACGCAGAGCCAGTCGCCTCGATCCGATTGAAGCCCTGCGCTACGAGTAATGCCTTGACTCGCAGCCGGCCCACGGGAGCCCTCCCGTAAACCCTTGCAGGGGTATAGGTCTCGGCATTTGACCGGCCTCAATCACTATTGTGCATTGTTTAACGAGCGAATTTCGCAGGCAGGAATGGGCTCCGCTGAAGTCGCGAATGGAAACCGAAGTCACGTTTGGGCCGATGCTCGCCCGATGAGAACGAGTCCGGAGAACTCTGTCGGCGGGGGCGGTAGTGGGGGGCAGAGTTGGAGGGTGGTGGCTATTGTTGTGGAAACCTCTTGCGGCTGACGCCGCCACGGTAGCCGCGAAGACGCGGCAACCGTGGCTATCCTTGAGTGGAGGGTGAGAGTCGGTCCGCACAGGGTATGGTACGCCGTTATTCGGCTTCCAGCCGACCCTGGAAGAGTTTCGAAAGGGGGGACTTCAACAGGGCGGATCGGAAATGGGTCCGATAGGCACTCTGCAGGAGCGGCAGCTCTGACTCGTCTGCCGCCAGCGTCATCAGCGAGATGCTGCCCATTTCGTCGGTTGATTCCTCGCCGAAGTGCACTCGCGCCGGGGGATCGCTGGGATTACGAGGATTGTCTTTCGAGTTATCGTAGGTGATCCGTGAATGCAGCCGCGTCCCTTTGGGGAGTTTGGCGAACTCTGCAAACCGGTACTGCTCCTGCCAGGCAAAGTCCCAGTCAGGGATGGAGAGGATTGTTCGCCGGGTGCCGTCGGGAAGTGTCGCCGTGAGCGTCATCGATTTGCCGAGATAGTGCGCGTGCGCTCCGACTCCGAAGGCCTCGACATCCACGGGAAGGACGAAGGTGTCTTCGATCACATACTCTTTTTCACCTGGTGGGATATCGATGCCTTTGAACGCGCCGAATGCGGGCGGTAGCTGGATCGGCATAAAGCGGCGATTCGAAGGCTTCTTGGCAAAGTAGATCCCGACTGTCGAGGTTTCTTCTTCGGCTTTTCCTGACGGATGAAAGTGGGTCGCCAGGATCAGGTCTGACCCGGCCGGAACCCGGTACGCCAACCCATTCGGCAGCAGGTGCGGCTGTGCTCCCAGTGCCCAGCCACCTAGCGCGCCGAATGCCGGTGCGCCCGGAGTCGCTCTCTTTCCCAGCGGACTTCGTTTCGGAGCGGTTTCGGGATCGTCGAAGGCCTGAGGTGGGACGGGGCTACCCCGCAATTTCATCATTGCTCCCATTCCTCCCTTGAACCCCGGTTCATCATCTTCGGCTTCCAGCTCACGGCCGCGTCCGGTGGCGTCGAAGAAGAACAGCGAATGATGGACGACCGAACGTGCGCTGGGACGAAAGGCGATGGCGGCGATGAAGTGTTCTTCGGTCAGGTCGAGCGGAATCGTGAAATTCCGGTAGATATCGGGACCATCCGCAGGAACCCGGTAGGGCTGCTTCATCGATACGACAAGGTCCGGTTCGCCCAAGGTCCATCCACTGGCGAACTCAGGGAGTGCGGGCAAGTCAGCTGCGTTTCCTTCGGGCATCCCCTGATCGACCCAGTTGGTAATGAGCTCGATTTGGTCCTTGGACAGTCGTCGTTCGTAGAGGAAGGGATAGTCTGCTGGTTCCGCTTTCCAGGGGGGCATCAGCCGTTGTTTGACGACGTCGGCAATCAGGTCCCCTCGTTCCTGAACATCGGCGTACGTCAGCAGAGGAAAGGGAGCTGCCTCGCCAGGCCGATGGCAGGTCGCACAGTTTTCAAAAATGATCGGAGCGATCTCTTTGGTAAAATTCACATCCGCGAACGTGCTCGGCGTATGAGACCACCAAGTCAGGATGACTGCGACAAAGACAAGCTGGCAGCGAAAGGACAACATACCTAATCCCTAGCGAGTGAGTAGTCGGGCGTCTGTTTTCGGCTTGGGAATATAACAACCGATCGCTTTCGTCGTCTCCTGTGGAACGGGGACTCCCTGAAGAATCGCATCCAGTGCGTTTCTCAGGTCATGCTGGGTGGCTTTAAAGCGGCGTTTGCCCAGCGCGGCGTAAAGATTATCGATACGCCCTCGATAGAGGCATTTTCCTTCGGCAGAGACTACGGCGACTTCCGGCGCGATGGTGACTTCTGTCTCGCGAACTAGCTCGAAGGATAAGTCGCGCAATACGGGAATTTCATAGCCATAGTCGGTCGCGTGTTTCTTAGCGTCCTCAACGGAAAGGTCAGGACTGACATAGACAATAAACGACGCGATTTCCTGTTCGGCATATTGGGCTGCGATCCGTTTGATCTCGGGTGCATAAGCGTTCGAGATGGGGCAGTCAGGCAGCAGAAAGAACAGGATCGTTGCCTTGGCCTTGGCATTCCTGAGCGGAGTATGAGTCTGTCCCTCGAGGTCGACCAGTTCCACCGTATTTTCGGGAGGAGCCGCCTGGAGAGCCGAGCTGTACAGCGTGACGCAGAGCATGAGAGTGAGCATCGCCCTGCCCATTCGGGGGGGACGGTGGGAGTCTTTTTGATCGAATTGGCTGGACATGGGCGGTCTCCGTAAACGTGGACGGGTCGTCATTTCTCGCCCGTGACCGGTCAGATCGCAAGTCATCGTGCTCCCGTCAGGCTTCAGCGGCACGTGCGAGAAACCGGTATCCGGTTCCGCGCACTGAGACGATATACCGGGGCTGTGCGGGATCGGGTTCAAGAATCTTGCGAAGTCGCAGGACGAAGTTGTCAATAGTCCGTGTCGTCACATCGGCGGACTGATCCCAGACCTCTTCGAGGATACGGTGCCGCGAAAGCACTTCCCCTTCGTGCTCAATGAAGTAGCGCAATAGTTGCATTTCCAGTGTGGTGAGTGCGTGCTTCTTGTCACCGACGGACACTTCAAACGACTGGAAGTCGATGCGGACATCGCCGAAGGTGTAAACGCCCGAGATGACCCCTTCACTGGTGGTCCCATTGGAGGTGACGTCGGTCAGAATGGTCCGGTGTCGCTCCATCAGGTTCTTGACACGGTTCAGCAGTTCGGGCAGTGCGAAGGGCTTTGTGATGTACTGGTCCGTGCCGACATCGAACGCGTGCATGCGGTCTTCGACCAGCGTGCGTGCGCTCAGCACGATGATCGGGACCAGCTTATTGGTGGTCCGGATGGCAGAACAGATTTCGTATCCGCTCATCCCCGGCAGCATCAGGTCTAGAATGATCAGGTCGATGGGCGGGACCGCCGTGTGAAAAATCTTCAGGGCCGTCGGACCATCCCCGGCGAGCAGTACTTCGTACCCTTCCTGTTCGAAATTGAATTTCAATCCCAACGCGAGGGCTTCTTCGTCCTCGACAATTAAGATCCTCATCGATTTTGCCCCAATCGCCCGTTGATTTCTGATGAAAATCGTCCTCAAAAATGGTGGACGAGGAATCGATCCTCGTTCATCGCGAGACAATGGCGAATTGTAAGGCATCCGGCCGGGAAAAGAATTCTCTTTCTGGGATTCCGTCGTGACTCCCGTGTTCGGTGCTGCAGTTCCGTACCGCAGTTCCGTGCTGCAGGAGAGACCGTTTTCCGTAAACGGCGAGAAAGAGAATTCGTCCGCTGTACGGCGCCAGGTCAGGCTAACGGAGGGGCTTGGCTCGACCTCCGTAACGCAGAGCCTGAGCGGCGAGTTCGATGACGTCACTGTCCATGCCGCTGGCTTCGAGCTGCCGAACGGCCGCATCGATGTCGTATGCGACTCGTTTCAGTTCGACTTGCCCATTTTCGATAATGGCGTAAGCGGCGCGGGGATCTCCATCCCGGGGTTGTCCCACGCTTCCCGGATTCAGGACCTGACGGTTTCCCAGGGTCAGGTGAAACGGAATATGGGTGTGTCCGACACAAATGAAGTCAGCTTCAATATTCGTTAATCGCCGTTCCCAGCCTTCCGCATCCGCAGCAAGATACTCATCCATTGGATCGCGAGGTGTGGCATGGACGAGATGAAACCGCAGGTTGTCGATCGTCACGTTCTGAGTGACGGGGAGTTGGGAAAGATATTTTAAATGCGAAGGACGGAGGATGTCCCAGTGCTGTTGTCGGGTGGCACCTGCAAGTCTGCGGAATCCCGTACCGACAGGGGGAGGCACCCGCTGTGCGACGGAGTGATCGTGGTTTCCGCGAATCGCATAGGTGACGTGTTTGCGTACCCAGTCGATGCAGGGGATCGGGTCCACGCCGTATTCGACGAGATCGCCGAGGAACAGACATTCGTCAAAAGTTTCACGAATGGAGCTCAGGGCCAGCCAGTTGGCGTGGATATCGGCTAGAACCAGGATTCTCATAGATCAGGTCGCAGATCTGTTTTTCTCGTTCATGGCGTGGCCCCGTCATGAAAGGGGTGATGGAAGTGAGCTGATTTCCGCTCCGACAGAATCTTGTGATTCTCCCAAGGTTCAGTTTAAAGCATCTTGACGATTGACGCGCGGGATCGATCTAATAGTGAGTCACTTCTTCATCGTACTTTCAAAAAAGAACGATCATGAGTTCATCCATCGATCATCTGACGCTGCGTGAAAAACTGCGTGATGCTGCCCATGGATTGCGTGAACTTGCCGAGCATCTCGAAATGGGATTTGTACCGAAAGTTCATGAACTCAGGAAGTTAAGCCGTCAGCCTGACCCGGGCTCGGATCAGCCCCCGGTTGCTGATGTCACGATTCGAAGCTATGTTTCTTCTGTTCTGGAGAGCGATCGCTTTACTGCAGGATTGAATGAGACGTTGGAAAAATACCTGAACTCAATACAAAAGGATGTGTCGGACGTCATTTTTCGCGGAAACGCCGGTTGAATCGTTCACAACCGGACTTGATCCGCAATCGATGTACGGTGTTTTGGTTTTCCCCACTTGTCGGCAGGCTGTCACGGGCGAAGAATGCCGGCGGTCTCGGTTTCCATCAAGATTTCTATTCCCGTCGTACGACTTGATGCCCGTCAACCCAGCGCAAGCAACTCACGCACTTCTCGTTTGAGCCGTCTCAATACGGCGAGCAGATTCAATTTATGTATTCCCTTTTACGGCGTGCAACATGTCCAGCAGCCTGAATAAGCCTCAATCGGACTCTGGTCAGGGGACCAGCTCCGTATTGAGTTATTTGTGGCGCGGCAACAAAGGGGCCGGTCCCGAAACGGTGATCACAAATCCCCGCGTCATGTCCCTGACAGGATCGTCAGGCGATATCTCGGCGTCGGGCAATGACGTGGTTCCCCGCCTGTTTCCTACGGGGCATGACGCCGATCACGTCGCCGGCATCACCATCGGTCACTTTACGATCCAAAAGCGAATCGGTGTCGGCGGCATGGGCAGCGTGTTTCTCGCGATGGACGACCGCTTGAAACGAGACGTCGCTTTGAAAGTGCTGGCGCCCTCTCTTTCACTGGATCAAACGTCCGTTCAGCGATTTCAAAATGAAGCCCAGGCCGCAGCTCGGCTGGACCACGATAACATCGCACGCGTCTTCTACTCGGGTGAAGAGGCCGGGCTGCATTACATCGCCTACGAGTACGTTCCGGGACAAAACCTGCGAGACCTGATTCGATCGAAAAAGTGGCTCGATCCCCCGGAAGCCGTCAACTACACGATTCAGCTCGCCGCCGCCCTGCACCACCTTTCGGGGGCCGGTGTCATCCATCGGGATATCAAGCCTTCGAACGTACTGATCACCCCGTTTGGCCGCGCGAAGCTGGTTGACCTGGGTCTTGCCCGCAAGACCTCGCTGGAAACCTCATTCGAATTGACGATTCCCGGAACAACCCTGGGAACCTTCGACTATATCTCACCTGAACAGGCGCGTGATCCGCACAGCGTCGATGTCCGCAGCGATATCTACTCGCTGGGATGCACGCTGTACCACATGCTGACGGGAGAGCCCCCCTACCCTGAGGGAACGGTACTGCAGAAACTGCTGGACCATCAGGACAAGGAACCCCCCGATCCGGCTCGCAAGAATCGCCGGGTTACGCCCATGCTGTCGCACGTCGTGCGGAAGATGATGGCCAGCGTCCCCGCGCGACGTTATTCGTCCCCTGCGGACCTGTTGCGGGATCTGTTGATTGTTGCTCGCAGCCTGGGGGCAGGAGCCGTCCCGGTTGACGGGCAAGTCTGGTTGACCGCGACCCGGTTCAAACCACCCTTCTGGCAAAGTAACTTCGGCTGGGTGGCCACCACCTGTGCGCTCTGTCTCCTGGTTGTTGCCGTTCAGTATTACCCCAAGCTGACCCAAGGGACGGCCGATCCGGGGCTCGCCGCAACTCGCCGGACAGCGCCCGCTGAGCCGTTCATTGTCGAGCCTCTGTTCCCAGACCGAAACGTTGAGACCGATTCGGGACGGGCCAAAGAGGACTTCGTGGTGAAGGTCCCCGACGATCCGAAGCGATCGTTGCTTGATTCGACCAGTTTCCTTGACCCGAAGAAACAGGCGACATCGACGATCGAACCCGAAGTCGCACGCGTCGAGCCGTTTCCGCTGACGATTGGGACGATTCCCCAGGAACCCGCATTGCCCAGTGAGCGGCCCTCGACCCCTGCCGCCGAGCGTCCGACCATGTCCGAACGGACTACGCCGGAAAGGACTCCTCAGGAACGAGCCACGGCCGACCGAACGACGTCCGAAAGAATTGCGGAAACCAAGGCATCAGCAGAGATTGTTGCGCCGATTCGTATTGTGAACGGCAAGTCATACGACAGCCTGGAGGCGGCCTGTACCGAGGCGGCAGAAGCGGGCAGCATCATCGAGCTGAGGTACAACGGTGTCCGCAAGCCCGAACGACCGATTCGCCTGCCGAACAAAAAGCTGATCATTCGTGGTGCCGTCGGCTACCGACCCACGATTACGTTTGCTCCCACGGATCTCTCAGCGGATGGCTCACCTCACATGGTGACCGTGGCGGGGGGCTTGTTGGAGTTCGTAAACGTCGATCTGGCGATGGCAGTTCCCAACCGCGTGGGGATGGATCGCTGGGCGTTGTTCAGCCTGGAACGGCCTGAGCGAGTGCAGCTCAAGGGAGTCACTGTCACCGTCACCAATCCGTTCAGCAAGCCGGCCTGCATTTTTGAGCAGCGAGCACCGGTGGGGCAGAGTATTGATGGCATCGGTCTCCGCTTGGGCGGCATGCCGGTGGTGCCCCCTGAGACATTGATCACCGAAAGCTTTGTTCGGGGCGGTTGCGATCTGATTGTCATGCGCGACCCCGTCCCCGCACGATTTGAATTGAAAGATTCTGTCGTCGGCGTCGATGGAAACCTGCTTCAGTTGAAGCTCGTTTCCGACATGGTCGGGATGGAGCGGGAAAGCATCTCCCTGGAACTGGAACACGTGACCTGCCTCTTGGGACAAAGCCTGCTTTCGGTGGATGGGATGGGGGGGCTGTCTGAAAAGCTGCCGCCACTGTTCATCGATGCTCGCAATAACGTGATTTCGTGTGGACCGGGGCGACCCCTCATCTCCATGCGTGGTCTGTCGGAATTCATGGACTTCCAGCGGTCGTTCTCGTGGAAGGGCGATTTGAACTTCTACAACAGCATTGAGACGTTCTTGGAAATCTCGACCTCGCAACTGAGTGGGAATTCTCCGGCATTCGACTATGCCCAGTGGAAATCGTTCTGGGGATCGAATGAAGGGGTCCGTTCTGAAAATATGCGCGTGGTGAAAACGCCGGACAAGGTCTATTCCAGCCTCACGACAGATGACGTGGTACTGCTGGCCGATTCCAATCCGGCGATCAAAGGGGCCAGTGACGGTGACGCGGCGGGAGCCCCACTGAAGAAGCTCCCCTATCTTGATCGCACACGTGACGAAGACGCTCGGCGCTAGCGATTTGTTCAGAATCCAAGCGCCGCTGCCGCGGATTCGCCCGTGACGACGAAAGAGCTCTCCCTCGCATTAGAAGCGGGAAGGCACTGTGCCAAGAGGGAGATGCTGCATGAATGAGAAGCCTTGCATCGCTGCGGACTTCGAGGCGACGGCATGCCCCCCACGGATTTCTGCGGGACAATGCGGCCGTTGTTCGGCCAAAACGTCTGCGGGGGTCGCGTCGGATTCGGTCAGCCGCTAGCATGATGATCTGAATCTGACGAGAAACCGACCTTTCCTATTATTGGAGACCGCGTCGTCATGAGCGACTCCGTTTCACAGGCAGAAATCGAAGCTTCGATCGCCAAGCTCGGCAAGGCATATCAGTCTATTCGCGAGCAGATGTCGAAGGTGATCATCGGGCAGGATGATGTCATCGAACAGTTGCTGATCGCACTGTTCAGCCGTGGCCATTGCCTGCTGGAAGGGGTGCCGGGTCTGGCCAAGACACTGATGATCAGTACCCTGGCCCGCTGTCTCTCGATGAGCTTCGCACGCATTCAGTTTACTCCCGACCTGATGCCGGCCGACATCACCGGGACCGATGTGCTGCAAGAGAATCGTGAAACGGGCAAACGGGAGTTCCGTTTCATCACAGGTCCGCTGTTTCACAACGTCGTGCTGGCTGACGAAATCAATCGTACTCCACCGAAAACGCAAGCGGCGTTGCTCGAGGCGATGCAGGAACGCCAGGTGACCGTCGGTCAGATGCGTCACGTTCTGGCAGATCCGTTTTTCGTGCTGGCCACCCAGAACCCGATCGAGCAGGAAGGGACTTACTCGCTGCCCGAAGCGCAGCAGGACCGCTTCATGTTCAAGGTCTTCGTCAAGTATCCGACGTTCGCGGAAGAACGACAGATCGCCAAACGAACGACTTCGATCCAGGCCGACGATATTCAACCGGTGCTGGACGCCGAAGAAATTCTGGCGCTTCAAAAGCTGGTGCGGCAGGTTCCTGCCAGCGATCATGTGATTGATTACGCACTGGCGCTGGTGCGACAGACGCGCGTCGGTGAAGTGGGTGTACCGCAGTTCGTGGGCGAGCAACTCAGTTGGGGAGCCGGCCCGCGTGCCGTGCAGTTCCTGCTGCTGGGCGGGAAAGCCCGGGCGCTGCTGAATGGCCGGACGTACGTCTCGACAGACGATATTCAGGCCCTGGCGGCTCCGGTGCTGCGTCATCGCATCGTGGTCAATTTCTCGGCAGAGAGCGAGGGGATCACCTCGGACCACGTTGTCGAACAACTGATCAAGTCGACCCCGTCCAAAGAAGGCGAACTGACACGTGACCCAAACCTCGCGAAGATTTTTGCCGCCTGAAGCCATTGCGAGGATTTCCCGCCTGGAAATCCTCGCTCGCAATGTTGTGGAAGGCTTTCTGTCCGGTCTGCACCGCAGCCCCTATTTCGGTCAGTCCGTCGAATTTGCTCAGCACCGCGAGTATGCGCCGGGTGATGACATTCGACGAATCGACTGGAAAGTCTGGTCCAAGACCGACCGGTACTACATCAAGCAGTACGAAGAAGAGACCAACCTGCGGACCATGCTGCTGGTTGACCAGTCAGAGTCGATGCAGTTCGGTTCGGGCAAGCTGACCAAGTACGAATATGCCTGTCAGATCGCCGCTTCACTGGCTTATCTGCTCCTGCGTCAACAAGACGCTGTCGGGATTACGACGTTCGATTCCGAAATCCGTTCACGGGTCCCCTTCAGCAGCAAGCAGAATCATCTGCACGCGATACTGGCAACACTGGATCAGAACCAGCCGTCAAAGAAGACGGACCTGCAGCGTCTGCTGGCTCAGGTTGCCGACGAACAGACGCGACGAGGACTGATCGTCGTCATCTCGGACCTGTTCGTTGATCGGCCCGGACTGTTCAAAGGCCTGAAACTGCTCCGGACTCGCGGTCACGACGTAATGGTGATGCACGTCATGGACGATGAAGAACTCGACTTCCAGTACAGTGGCACGACCAAGTTTGAAGGGATGGAAGAGACAGGCGACCTGGTTTGTGACCCCCGGGCTCTGCGCGAAGGGTATCTCAAGGCGGTGACAGAATTCGTCGACGACCTTCATCGGAACTGTGCTCGCCAGATGATCGACTTCCAGACGATTCGCACCAGTGAGCATCTCGACGCAGCACTGGCTTACTATGTCACTCACCGTGTCGGCATGCGGAAATCGGTTCGTTCCTGACCGTACGGCGGGGGTTCGTGAACTTGCTCAGCCGCGGTCACGGAGGATTCACGCTCACACGGCTCACCGGTCGTTCGGTCACCGGAATACAGGTGGTTGCGGCAAGATTGCCAACTGCCGCCTGAATGGTACCGGCATCGACCAATTTTCCGTTCAGACATGATTCCCTGCGTCCCGGATTCTACGAAATCATGCTCACCACATTGGCGACTTCGGCCCCGCGGGAATGGCTAGATCCGTTGCAGACATTGGCTGCCACGAGGTGGTGGGATCATGTTCCGCTCACGACGGTGGAGTCCCTGCTCACGGAACTGAATCAGACTGCGTCGGCGGCCCCGACGGTTCGTGCCAACGCGGTGCGAAAAGCCCTCGGACAAGTAATCCTTCTTGCCAGCAAGTTGCTGAAGGAGGGGGAGCCATCGAGTCGTGACCCGTGGTTGGCTCTCGCCGGTTTCCTTGGCACACTGCCCGATGAGGCGATTCCAGGATTGTTTGAAACGCTGTTCGGAAGGCCCCTGAACCGATTAGCGGCTTATGGTTCGCTGCGGCCTGGGGAGTCGAACTTCGATCAGGTCTCGATGATCAACGGTTGCTGGGTCGACGGGAAGGTGAAAGGACGGGTCTGGCAACCGGACGAGTACCTGGAGTTCGCGTGGGATGTCACTGCGCCGGCGATGGAAGTTCGCGTTCTGATATCGTCAGATTTGTACGAACACATCGACCGACTCGATCAATTCGAGGGGGAATGTTACCGGCGAATTCTCGTCCCCGTCTTGATCGCCGAAAGTGTCTCGATCTGTCATATTTATGAAGGGGTTCGCACAGACTTCCGGGTTTGATCGTCGCAGCATCTCATCCCGCAGGCCCGGCAGCTGATCCACCCCGTTCGTCCCGTCATCTCCGTCGACAGATCACCAAGTCATTGTCATCAATCAACTGAATAAGTCGGACCGAGCAATTCCCTCTCTTCAACAGGGCCTACTTCGAATGACGCATGATTCTCACCCTGCTGTTCAATCTCGATCCCGTAATTCTCACGCTCCTGCGTCGCGCCTGATCGTTGCCGCGTTGGCCGGACTATGGCTCGTTTGTCAGGGGCTCTCCGCAGAACTGAGCGGGGCCGAACAGGCCGCCGCCCGACCGGGGATGCTTGATCTTACCGACGGCATCGTGGTCGCGCCCGAGGGGCTATCTGATCGCGAGAAGAAAGCGGTTTCACTACTGATCGAGGAAGTTCGCAAACGGACGATGGTCCGATGGACTGAGCAGCAAAGCCTGCCGGCATCGAGCAACACTCCGGTCATTCTGGTCGGTCCCTTCAAGGTGATTCGACCCGTGCTGTCGAAGTCGGGCTCCCGTGTGAAGTTGCCCGAGACGGCGGGACCGAGCGAGGGATATCAGATCGAATCCCTTTCCTCCCCGAAACTCATCGCCGTTGTCGGCAACGATGAACGAGGTGTCCTGTTTGGTGTCGGGCGGCTATTGCGGGAACTGCGGATGTCTCGCGGCCGGGTTGAACTCCCTGCGGACTTCCGTGAAACGTCCGCACCGGAAACTTCTCTGCGCGGTCACCAGTTGGGCTATCGTCAGAAGACGAATTCCTACGACGCCTGGGACGTGGACCATTGGGACCAGTACATTCGCGATCTGGCCCTCTTCGGGACCAATGCAATCGAGCTGATTCCACCTCGGTCGGACGATGCTCTCGACAGCCCTCATTTTCCCGTTCCACCGATGGA is from Schlesneria sp. DSM 10557 and encodes:
- a CDS encoding ABC transporter permease codes for the protein MLTLRIAWRALNKNRMRAGLTVLGVVIGIAAVTTMVSLGQSASALVQGQFQALGTNMILVFPGQRNRDGIQQAIVTLTARDAKAIGVECPSVLATTPVIGTAGQVIYGSSNFSPREITGVSEEFPLVRNWSVRQGEFFSERDISSSNKVCVIGHTIVAKLFQTINPIGETIRIKNIPFRVVGVLEKKGANMVGQDQDNLVLLPYTTVRKRLQGSEFDNVGAIMVSARSMQVMAEAQLEIDQLLAERHRIQPGQPRDYIVQNTTEIANIFGAVTGTLTMMLASIAAISLVVGGVGIMNIMLVSVTERTREIGIRMAVGARANDILRQFLVEAVLLSCVGGLIGFLLGVGASVGLVTLINSFTTGTKWTHEVSITAGIVAFLFAAAVGVFFGYYPARRASRLDPIEALRYE
- a CDS encoding cytochrome c; this translates as MLSFRCQLVFVAVILTWWSHTPSTFADVNFTKEIAPIIFENCATCHRPGEAAPFPLLTYADVQERGDLIADVVKQRLMPPWKAEPADYPFLYERRLSKDQIELITNWVDQGMPEGNAADLPALPEFASGWTLGEPDLVVSMKQPYRVPADGPDIYRNFTIPLDLTEEHFIAAIAFRPSARSVVHHSLFFFDATGRGRELEAEDDEPGFKGGMGAMMKLRGSPVPPQAFDDPETAPKRSPLGKRATPGAPAFGALGGWALGAQPHLLPNGLAYRVPAGSDLILATHFHPSGKAEEETSTVGIYFAKKPSNRRFMPIQLPPAFGAFKGIDIPPGEKEYVIEDTFVLPVDVEAFGVGAHAHYLGKSMTLTATLPDGTRRTILSIPDWDFAWQEQYRFAEFAKLPKGTRLHSRITYDNSKDNPRNPSDPPARVHFGEESTDEMGSISLMTLAADESELPLLQSAYRTHFRSALLKSPLSKLFQGRLEAE
- a CDS encoding redoxin family protein is translated as MSSQFDQKDSHRPPRMGRAMLTLMLCVTLYSSALQAAPPENTVELVDLEGQTHTPLRNAKAKATILFFLLPDCPISNAYAPEIKRIAAQYAEQEIASFIVYVSPDLSVEDAKKHATDYGYEIPVLRDLSFELVRETEVTIAPEVAVVSAEGKCLYRGRIDNLYAALGKRRFKATQHDLRNALDAILQGVPVPQETTKAIGCYIPKPKTDARLLTR
- a CDS encoding response regulator transcription factor, whose translation is MRILIVEDEEALALGLKFNFEQEGYEVLLAGDGPTALKIFHTAVPPIDLIILDLMLPGMSGYEICSAIRTTNKLVPIIVLSARTLVEDRMHAFDVGTDQYITKPFALPELLNRVKNLMERHRTILTDVTSNGTTSEGVISGVYTFGDVRIDFQSFEVSVGDKKHALTTLEMQLLRYFIEHEGEVLSRHRILEEVWDQSADVTTRTIDNFVLRLRKILEPDPAQPRYIVSVRGTGYRFLARAAEA
- a CDS encoding metallophosphoesterase, whose translation is MRILVLADIHANWLALSSIRETFDECLFLGDLVEYGVDPIPCIDWVRKHVTYAIRGNHDHSVAQRVPPPVGTGFRRLAGATRQQHWDILRPSHLKYLSQLPVTQNVTIDNLRFHLVHATPRDPMDEYLAADAEGWERRLTNIEADFICVGHTHIPFHLTLGNRQVLNPGSVGQPRDGDPRAAYAIIENGQVELKRVAYDIDAAVRQLEASGMDSDVIELAAQALRYGGRAKPLR
- a CDS encoding serine/threonine protein kinase, whose amino-acid sequence is MSSSLNKPQSDSGQGTSSVLSYLWRGNKGAGPETVITNPRVMSLTGSSGDISASGNDVVPRLFPTGHDADHVAGITIGHFTIQKRIGVGGMGSVFLAMDDRLKRDVALKVLAPSLSLDQTSVQRFQNEAQAAARLDHDNIARVFYSGEEAGLHYIAYEYVPGQNLRDLIRSKKWLDPPEAVNYTIQLAAALHHLSGAGVIHRDIKPSNVLITPFGRAKLVDLGLARKTSLETSFELTIPGTTLGTFDYISPEQARDPHSVDVRSDIYSLGCTLYHMLTGEPPYPEGTVLQKLLDHQDKEPPDPARKNRRVTPMLSHVVRKMMASVPARRYSSPADLLRDLLIVARSLGAGAVPVDGQVWLTATRFKPPFWQSNFGWVATTCALCLLVVAVQYYPKLTQGTADPGLAATRRTAPAEPFIVEPLFPDRNVETDSGRAKEDFVVKVPDDPKRSLLDSTSFLDPKKQATSTIEPEVARVEPFPLTIGTIPQEPALPSERPSTPAAERPTMSERTTPERTPQERATADRTTSERIAETKASAEIVAPIRIVNGKSYDSLEAACTEAAEAGSIIELRYNGVRKPERPIRLPNKKLIIRGAVGYRPTITFAPTDLSADGSPHMVTVAGGLLEFVNVDLAMAVPNRVGMDRWALFSLERPERVQLKGVTVTVTNPFSKPACIFEQRAPVGQSIDGIGLRLGGMPVVPPETLITESFVRGGCDLIVMRDPVPARFELKDSVVGVDGNLLQLKLVSDMVGMERESISLELEHVTCLLGQSLLSVDGMGGLSEKLPPLFIDARNNVISCGPGRPLISMRGLSEFMDFQRSFSWKGDLNFYNSIETFLEISTSQLSGNSPAFDYAQWKSFWGSNEGVRSENMRVVKTPDKVYSSLTTDDVVLLADSNPAIKGASDGDAAGAPLKKLPYLDRTRDEDARR
- a CDS encoding AAA family ATPase, translated to MSDSVSQAEIEASIAKLGKAYQSIREQMSKVIIGQDDVIEQLLIALFSRGHCLLEGVPGLAKTLMISTLARCLSMSFARIQFTPDLMPADITGTDVLQENRETGKREFRFITGPLFHNVVLADEINRTPPKTQAALLEAMQERQVTVGQMRHVLADPFFVLATQNPIEQEGTYSLPEAQQDRFMFKVFVKYPTFAEERQIAKRTTSIQADDIQPVLDAEEILALQKLVRQVPASDHVIDYALALVRQTRVGEVGVPQFVGEQLSWGAGPRAVQFLLLGGKARALLNGRTYVSTDDIQALAAPVLRHRIVVNFSAESEGITSDHVVEQLIKSTPSKEGELTRDPNLAKIFAA